A section of the Glandiceps talaboti chromosome 8, keGlaTala1.1, whole genome shotgun sequence genome encodes:
- the LOC144438744 gene encoding gastrin/cholecystokinin type B receptor-like: MNTSNATNATASDGPLVLQGATGPQWSYVQTTEIIIAIIGITSNFVVIVVMLGRPSLRARLTYKLMACLAVADFISSVFLIPRTLRGFFPIPPGLGGEIYCRTSKATVLWVSLVASTYSLLAITGERYFAIVHPISYNVKKSKVSPGWLISGVWFLAFIMQSFCVYNNSYDAERQKCRYRWPFGEWYQTFVGIGLFFSTYFIPLVLLTFSYGRMFVALRNGGNQDSKSKIEDHVKDKFSCPRQRVRDAIKAKLSNEKKMARRRTQKQQPPELQA, from the exons ATGAATACGTCTAATGCAACCAACGCTACAGCTAGTGACGGTCCACTGGTTTTGCAAGGAGCAACAGGTCCACAATGGAGCTATGTTCAGACCACTGAAATCATCATTGCTATCATTGGCATCACGAGTAACTTCGTAGTGATCGTTGTCATGTTAGGACGGCCGTCTCTTCGTGCTCGCCTGACGTACAAACTGATGGCGTGTTTAGCAGTCGCTGACTTTATATCGTCAGTATTTCTAATTCCTCGAACTTTACGCGGCTTCTTCCCAATCCCACCAGGCTTAGGAGGGGAGATATACTGTCGAACATCGAAGGCTACAGTCCTATGGGTCAGTTTAGTTGCTTCTACATACAGCCTCTTGGCCATCACAGGGGAACGATACTTCGCTATCGTTCATCCCATTAgctacaatgtcaaaaagtcaaAGGTGTCACCTGGCTGGTTAATCAGCGGTGTTTGGTTCCTCGCCTTCATTATGCAAAGTTTCTGTGTATACAACAATTCGTACGATGCTGAGCGACAGAAATGCAGATACAGGTGGCCATTCGGAGAATGGTATCAAACATTCGTGGGCATCGGACTTTTCTTCTCCACGTATTTCATTCCACTTGTCCTACTCACATTTTCGTATGGGAGGATGTTTGTCGCCCTACGAAACGGTGGAAATCAAGATTCGAAGTCGAAGATTGAAG ATCATGTCAAGGACAAATTTAGTTGTCCTCGCCAAAGGGTGAGGGATGCCATCAAGGCAAAACTGAGCAACGAGAAAAAAATGGCTCGTAGAAGAACACAGAAACAGCAACCACCAGAACTGCAAGCATGA